From the genome of Pseudoliparis swirei isolate HS2019 ecotype Mariana Trench chromosome 14, NWPU_hadal_v1, whole genome shotgun sequence:
ATATTAGTGGGACTGAAAATCgcattataaaaataagtctgcCCGAGTTCAGTGAGGTTATTTTAGTTGATGTTGCAGGACGCCGCTGTGGATGAACGGGTCAAGCGGcagattaatatttaataagatGCAAACATTTTCAGCGTCACACCACAGcgagaggcagcagcagcaggatatGCAAATAAGAGAGAGGTCAGGGCTTTGAACTTTGAAGTCCCTGAGCAGCACACAGCCTGAAAGCAGGAACAGTGAGTCCTCTGTGGCACAGAGTCTGTTCCACTCCACAGccacaataaatacacaattgGCAAACTACTATTCTGCCATAGGGTTGGGGTGAAAAATTGATCAAATGCGCATAACTCAACCTAAGGAGCATTCAATTTAAGTAAAGTCCTATTCAGTGAGCACGAttgttttctcccccccccccccattaataTTAAACTCAAGGACACTCTCCTGCAGCACATGACATTTTAAGAGAGATCAAAtgaaggggaaaaaatggaGACTTGGAAACAAATGTGATTTTGTTTCTCTCAACCAGATAGCCTCTGGGGGGTCAGGGCCAGTCCGTGGGCTCTCAGGGACTCAACTAGTTTAAGGCCAACGGGGCGTTGCGCAACTCAACATGTTGTTTGGCCCTGGAGAGCCGAGCCACGGGCTTTGGAGGATGGAGCCCTTTGGCCTCTCAGCCTCAGCCGTTGCCAAGACGATGACACTACACACTGCCactcagttttttttatttagaaaaaaaacttgattAATTATGTTCACCTATATGTTAAAGTTTGTTTTTATGATTTGTAttaccctttttttgttttttactctaATTTGTCATCTTTGACATCTCGCGTGACAACACATTATATGGGTGCAACACACGTCAGAGTAACCACACTACTGAGCCATAGTTCAAACATGAagctctactctaaagtcatcgTCCAGCCGGTTGATCCACGACACTCccagagaaacaaacaaagtaaaaaCCTTAATAAATTGCGTTCTGCTTGGCGTGTGTGTCCCGATGATCCTCTCACGATATATAAAAACCGTCTTCACTCACGGTGCACctggtgtctgtgtgagtgcTAGTGAGAAAAGTGTAAACTACTTTTATGAATGGAGTTCGGTGACGGTGCAGACAGAACACGTGTAAAACCCTCCAGGCGGTTAAAGGTGAAGCTCTCTCGGTGAGGCTGCCTACCGTGAGCCGCCGGTGAACCCCGCTGAGCCGTCAGCCGGGCGGCCGAAGTTACTGCCGCGGTCCTCCACGGGTACTCTCGTAACCTCACGTGAGCCATTCTTCGTAGCGCCGTTACGAAAGCCATTTGGAGCCCGGGCGAGGCGGTGGGACCCGAACCTGCGGAACACGCGGCCCACTTCGGCTCGAGCGCTTCGCTTCCCGACGGACACGAACCCGAAGGTGTCTGCCCGACCCGAGCTGAGctagctagctgttagcttcGAGGAGTCACTCTGTCGCGTTCATTGCGTAACTCCGGCACGAGCGTGTGGTAACTGCGACTAAAACAAGTTACGCCACGAGAAGAAAGCGGACGCTATCAGCCGCAATCACGCTGCCCAGCTTTATGTAGTCCAGCCTCAAACGTGAGCGATCCCGATGTGTTTCCGAGCAAGGACAAAGGAGAGCGTCGACGTAACGCAACAACTTCCGGTCCTGGATTTTAGAAATAAAAGCGTTCGCAACCAACGCGTCGCAACCATACGATGTAACTATGTAAGAAGGTTGGACATATTTCGAAATGACGCCACCCGGAGGTTAAAATGAAGCTCGCGCTTAGTGGGAGAAAGTTTCCGTTAAGTTGTCGTTCGGGCCACATACTTTATCATTCATAAACAGGAGTTTTTGTATACTATTATTTCGAAAGCTTTAACGGCACGCTTCCGGCTGAGCGGTGGCTGACTGATGGCTAGCTTGACTGCTTGATTCCGCCAATAGAAAACGCTCAGTGCTTGTCCAGCATACTGGACATGGTTCACCCGCGTGCTTGCTAGAAGTTTACCAATCCGGGTTCGAGAGAGTTTTTACGGTCGTTTTGTATGATATCAGCCGGCAGAGCGACGGTACAGCGGCCCTCAGTGGGGGAACGTTGACGCCATATGCAACCTTGATCTTTGTTTATGTTAAAATCACAACATGCCTAGGCTGTAAGCAGATAGGACCGGGTTGTTATGGACAACGAAGCTCTCTTATTGACATGATATATTTAGTTTGTCGTAAACCCCTCAGCAGTGGATGTCACCAGAGATACAGAATAATAAATCAGTTATTTCACGACAACACAACCTTATGCATCCTCACACAAGTCATTCTGGATAAGGCATACTAAAATTCCACTAACATGATTTTATTTGGAAAATTAGAAATCAGGGGCCCTGAGGTTTGTCTATAACCCTTTAAGTCTCCGGtactaaaaaaaaacaccatttGTGGCCTCCAGTCTCCTTCCATGTCCACAAATATTGATCGAGCCCCCCTCGATGTAAACAAAGTGTCATTCACCGTCAACATATTTACAAACCCATGAAAACAGGAAGTGTACAGTGCATGTGGGGACAGTATAATAGAAAGTAGATGCTGCTTTATTGGCTGTTGTTGGCACTTTGTTCAAACACTTTGCCCTCAGGGGTGACCAGAGGGCAACGTGCATCCGATATCAGCTTTCATCAAGCTATGGGACATGAAGGTTAATCAATAATCTTATTTACTGTTATTAGTCGTGATTTATGACCAAGACAGTGATATATAGACGCCTTTGGTTTCTAAGCGCTTATCTCAGGTGTCTCAGTCTCCAGGTTCAGAGACAGTGAGAAGAAGCGCGCAGCAGTGGCAAGTTTCTCTGGTTATTTTTGGCTTTTTTCAGGATGTTCAAGTTCTCGCTGCTGTTCCTGACGCTGTCGGGTAAGATCTTATAATCTTCTTTCATACATTAAGAGACATGGAAAGACAATTCATCCCGTTACACAACTTACTGAATGCTTTAATTAGCAGATTATGTGATTCTAAGAGTTTGTAATGATCATTTATTAGAACACTATTTTTCAGGTATTTTCTAATATTGACCGTGTGCCATATGGAGATCACGGAAtatttgcaaaaaataaatagctTTAACAaataactgtaaaaaaaaaaaattagacatTAGCTTTTCTTTAACATCACAAAAAGCGATTACAATGAAAATTAGTATAACGGTCTCTCTGTAAATGTTCATGACATTCTTTTTCAAACCGACACTCAGGGATTTTTTCCTGTAACATATTTACTTTGATTTATTtggagaatatatataaataaataaaaaaaggattatGAAATGTAATAACAGTTAATAGTAATAACAGCTTCAGGGCAAAACTGCAGCCTGTGTAATCCAAGCAACTAAACTGTACAGAAATAAGACATTTACTATCATTGATTTATGACtgttcaagaaaaaaaaaatattattctaGCTCAGTAGTTAATAATTAGTGTAAATAGCCAAAAAGTCACTATCACTGGGTTTCTGTCTGCATGCGATCATCTTTAACACTAAATAAACTCAAATAGACCTTCCGTGTATTAAAGTGATCAATAATCGGCCCCATGATGCTGATTTAAAGAAGTAAATTACCCTCAACAGGCCTCCAAGCTCTCCCACTTGCAGTCCCTCGACGTTTGCAGAAGACGTCTTCGACCTACCAGCTCCATGAGGACATTCGACAGGGCACCGAGCCCTCCAGGAAATTCCTCGTCGACCTCAACACCGGCCGTGTGCGGGAGCACGTGGGCGAGATGAACCGGCGAGTGGGTGAGTGTGGAAACAAACACAATCCACAACTACGTGAACCTTTGTTCCATTTCATATTCACATTTCCTCTTCTAGCTCCTGTCCGTCCTTCTCTGGGAAAGGGATTCGGGGAGATGGCGAGAAGACACTGGCTGAGCGATCAGGGtgaaaaaaacataaagtttAATAGTCAGGATTTATGGAAACTCAACTAGGATTTATTCTCCAGTACTTCTACTTGTTATTATGGTTATAGACTTTGTTTTGTTATGTTTCTTTTATGTACTCCATATAATCTCACTACACTTAAACAAGCCTGTGTAATCTATTGTAACCTTGTCTTTGGTGTTCCAGTCCCTGTTGATGTTCCAGCCCAGAAGAATGGTGGTGGTTGGGTCCGGGTCGAGGAACCCTCTGCTTCTCATCTCCCAGTTGGTTTTAGACAGGGAACCGAACCCATGATGTCCATCCCAGATGGCTTCAGACAGGGAACTGAACCCATGAAGTTCATTCCAGATGATTCTAGACAGGGAACCGAACCAATGTCGATCCCAGATGGTTTCACACAGGAAACCGAACCCATGAGGTTCATCCCAGATAGTTTTAGACAGGGAACTGAACCCATGAGGTTCATTCCAGACGGCTTCAGACAGGGAACCGAACCCATGTTGATCCCAGATGATTTCACACAGGAAACCGAACCCATGAGGTTTATCCCAGATATTTTCAGACAGGGAACTGAACCCATGAGGTCTATCCCAGATGGCTTCAGACAGGGAACTGAACCCATGAGGTCTATTCCAGATGGCTTTAGACAGGGAACTGAACCCAGGATGTCTATCCCAGATGGCTTCAGCCAGGGAACTGAACCCAGGATGTCTATCCCAGATGGCTTCAGCCAGGGAACTGAACCCAGGATGTCTATCCCAGATGGCTTCAGCCAGGGAACTGAACCCAGGATGTCTATCCCAGATGGCTTCAGCCAGGGAACTGAACCCAGGATGTCTATCCCAGATAGCTTCAGACAGGGAACTGAACCCATTCTTACAATCCCAGAGGGTTTCAGACAGGGAACTGAACCCATAATGTTCATCCCAGATGGCTTCAGACAGGGAACTGAACCCATTCTTACAATCCCAGAGGGTTTCAGACAGGGAACTGAACCCATAATGGCCATCCCAGATGGCTTCAGACAGGGAACTGAACCCATTCTTACAATCCCAGAGGGTTTCAGACAAGGAACTGAACCCATAATGGCCATCCCAGATGGCTTCAGACAGGGAACTGAACCCATTCTTACAATCCCAGAGGGTTTCAGACAGGGAACTGAACCCATAATGGCCATCCCAGATGGCTTCAGACAGGGAACTGAACCCATTCTTACAATCCCAGAGGGTTTCAGACAGGGAACTGAACCCATAATGGCCATCCCAGATGGCTTCAGACAGGGAACTGAACCCATTCTTACAATCCCAGAGGGTTTCAGACAGGGCAATGCACCTTCCACCTCAGGGCTCCAGACAAAGACAGTGGCATGTAAGGGGGAGGTCATCGATGGAAACTGCTATGAGTTCAACCCTACGCCGCTGGCCTTCCAAGCTGCACAGGTTAGACACGGGACATCTCACATTACCACGACAGACAGTGAGTGACAGTGGAGAGCCCATGTCACCCATTGTGTCAAAGACAAACCAGTTTGTAATACTGCAGATTAAATCTCAAAACTGTTACGTGTCTTTTCTCTCAGGCCTTGTGCAGAGCACTCGCCCCAAATGCTGAGCTTGCATCTGTTGCCACTGGCGATCTGCACAGCCGCCTGGTCTCCCTGGTGACCAAGGGTGGCGAGAGCAACCCTGTGATGACCTGGCTGGGAGGCACGGTCAAGGTACGTTTTCGTCAACTACCCCCCTTTAGAGTCACGCTCACATCAGCATCTTTATGAATGTGTTTACTTGGTGTGACGCCAACGGTCTGGTCCTGTACTGTGGTACAGACTCGAGGCCAAGGAGAGTATTATCAGATACGCTATCAACAGGACAGATAGTGTTATTCTTACCTTGG
Proteins encoded in this window:
- the LOC130204765 gene encoding uncharacterized protein LOC130204765 isoform X2, with the translated sequence MFKFSLLFLTLSGLQALPLAVPRRLQKTSSTYQLHEDIRQGTEPSRKFLVDLNTGRVREHVGEMNRRVAPVRPSLGKGFGEMARRHWLSDQVPVDVPAQKNGGGWVRVEEPSASHLPVGFRQGTEPMMSIPDGFRQGTEPMKFIPDDSRQGTEPMSIPDGFTQETEPMRFIPDSFRQGTEPMRFIPDGFRQGTEPMLIPDDFTQETEPMRFIPDIFRQGTEPMRSIPDGFRQGTEPMRSIPDGFRQGTEPRMSIPDGFSQGTEPRMSIPDGFSQGTEPRMSIPDGFSQGTEPRMSIPDGFSQGTEPRMSIPDSFRQGTEPILTIPEGFRQGTEPIMFIPDGFRQGTEPILTIPEGFRQGTEPIMAIPDGFRQGTEPILTIPEGFRQGTEPIMAIPDGFRQGTEPILTIPEGFRQGTEPIMAIPDGFRQGTEPILTIPEGFRQGTEPIMAIPDGFRQGTEPILTIPEGFRQGNAPSTSGLQTKTVACKGEVIDGNCYEFNPTPLAFQAAQALCRALAPNAELASVATGDLHSRLVSLVTKGGESNPVMTWLGGTVKNEKASWADGSAWSYSDWMPGHPNIHTDKPVCVEMFKMAESWWTAADCDLKRASICSHQISA
- the LOC130204765 gene encoding uncharacterized protein LOC130204765 isoform X1, which produces MFKFSLLFLTLSGLQALPLAVPRRLQKTSSTYQLHEDIRQGTEPSRKFLVDLNTGRVREHVGEMNRRVGECGNKHNPQLREPLFHFIFTFPLLAPVRPSLGKGFGEMARRHWLSDQVPVDVPAQKNGGGWVRVEEPSASHLPVGFRQGTEPMMSIPDGFRQGTEPMKFIPDDSRQGTEPMSIPDGFTQETEPMRFIPDSFRQGTEPMRFIPDGFRQGTEPMLIPDDFTQETEPMRFIPDIFRQGTEPMRSIPDGFRQGTEPMRSIPDGFRQGTEPRMSIPDGFSQGTEPRMSIPDGFSQGTEPRMSIPDGFSQGTEPRMSIPDGFSQGTEPRMSIPDSFRQGTEPILTIPEGFRQGTEPIMFIPDGFRQGTEPILTIPEGFRQGTEPIMAIPDGFRQGTEPILTIPEGFRQGTEPIMAIPDGFRQGTEPILTIPEGFRQGTEPIMAIPDGFRQGTEPILTIPEGFRQGTEPIMAIPDGFRQGTEPILTIPEGFRQGNAPSTSGLQTKTVACKGEVIDGNCYEFNPTPLAFQAAQALCRALAPNAELASVATGDLHSRLVSLVTKGGESNPVMTWLGGTVKNEKASWADGSAWSYSDWMPGHPNIHTDKPVCVEMFKMAESWWTAADCDLKRASICSHQISA